One region of Gopherus evgoodei ecotype Sinaloan lineage chromosome 16, rGopEvg1_v1.p, whole genome shotgun sequence genomic DNA includes:
- the EDF1 gene encoding endothelial differentiation-related factor 1 isoform X2 has protein sequence MSGEAGRAGEGCVRVEQAILAAQRRGEDVETSKKWAAGQNKQHSITKNTAKLDRETEELHHDRVPLEVGKVIQQGRQSKGLTQKDLATKINEKPQVIADYECGRAIPNNQVLGKIERAIGLKLRGRDIGKPLEAGPKGK, from the exons ATGAGCGGCGAGGCGGGGCGCGCAGGAGAAGGCTGCGTACGGGTGGAGCAG GCAATCTTAGCAGCGCAGAGAAGAGGAGAAGATGTAGAGACCTCCAAGAAAT GGGCCGCAGGCCAAAACAAGCAGCATTCGATCACTAAGAACACAGCTAAGCTGGATCGGGAAACGGAGGAGCTGCACCATGACAGAGTCCCCCTTGAGGTGGGCAAAGTAATCCAGCAGGGCCGACAGAGCAAGGGCCTGACACAAAAGGATTTGGCCACG AAAATCAATGAAAAACCACAAGTTATTGCTGACTACGAATGCGGAAGAGCAATCCCCAACAACCAAGTTCTGGGCAAGATCGAAAGAGCCATCG GCCTTAAGCTACGTGGAAGGGATATTGGAAAACCACTTGAGGCTGGCCCAAAAGGGAAATGA
- the EDF1 gene encoding endothelial differentiation-related factor 1 isoform X3, with the protein MSGEAGRAGEGCVRVEQVGAMAESDWDTVTVLRKKGPSAAQAKSKQAILAAQRRGEDVETSKKWAAGQNKQHSITKNTAKLDRETEELHHDRVPLEVGKVIQQGRQSKGLTQKDLATHIFFLENQ; encoded by the exons ATGAGCGGCGAGGCGGGGCGCGCAGGAGAAGGCTGCGTACGGGTGGAGCAGGTCGGTGCCATGGCGGAGAGCGACTGGGACACGGTCACGGTGCTGCGCAAGAAGGGGCCGAGCGCGGCCCAGGCCAAGTCCAAGCAG GCAATCTTAGCAGCGCAGAGAAGAGGAGAAGATGTAGAGACCTCCAAGAAAT GGGCCGCAGGCCAAAACAAGCAGCATTCGATCACTAAGAACACAGCTAAGCTGGATCGGGAAACGGAGGAGCTGCACCATGACAGAGTCCCCCTTGAGGTGGGCAAAGTAATCCAGCAGGGCCGACAGAGCAAGGGCCTGACACAAAAGGATTTGGCCACG CACATCTTCTTTTTAGAAAATCAATGA
- the EDF1 gene encoding endothelial differentiation-related factor 1 isoform X1: protein MAESDWDTVTVLRKKGPSAAQAKSKQAILAAQRRGEDVETSKKWAAGQNKQHSITKNTAKLDRETEELHHDRVPLEVGKVIQQGRQSKGLTQKDLATKINEKPQVIADYECGRAIPNNQVLGKIERAIGLKLRGRDIGKPLEAGPKGK, encoded by the exons ATGGCGGAGAGCGACTGGGACACGGTCACGGTGCTGCGCAAGAAGGGGCCGAGCGCGGCCCAGGCCAAGTCCAAGCAG GCAATCTTAGCAGCGCAGAGAAGAGGAGAAGATGTAGAGACCTCCAAGAAAT GGGCCGCAGGCCAAAACAAGCAGCATTCGATCACTAAGAACACAGCTAAGCTGGATCGGGAAACGGAGGAGCTGCACCATGACAGAGTCCCCCTTGAGGTGGGCAAAGTAATCCAGCAGGGCCGACAGAGCAAGGGCCTGACACAAAAGGATTTGGCCACG AAAATCAATGAAAAACCACAAGTTATTGCTGACTACGAATGCGGAAGAGCAATCCCCAACAACCAAGTTCTGGGCAAGATCGAAAGAGCCATCG GCCTTAAGCTACGTGGAAGGGATATTGGAAAACCACTTGAGGCTGGCCCAAAAGGGAAATGA